Proteins encoded by one window of Arachis hypogaea cultivar Tifrunner chromosome 1, arahy.Tifrunner.gnm2.J5K5, whole genome shotgun sequence:
- the LOC112800765 gene encoding 1-aminocyclopropane-1-carboxylate synthase CMA101, with translation MRLLSTKATCNSHGQDSSYFLGWQEYEKNPYDEILNPKGIIQMGLAENQLSFDLLESWLAKNPDVSGFKRDGKSILRELALFQDYHGLSSFKEAMVDFMAEIRGNRVTFDPDHMVLTAGSTSANETLMFCLAEKGDAFLLPTPYYPGFDRDLKWRTGVEIVPIHCSSDNNFQITESALEQAYEEAQNLNLNVKGILVTNPSNPLGTTLSLEELNLLVDFISGHKNMHLISDEIYSGTVFNSPGFVSVMEVLNNRFSDADEAIWDRVHVVYSLSKDLGLPGFRVGCIYSENDTVVAAATKMSSFGLVSSQTQYLLSAMLEDKKFTRKYLVENQKRLRRRQKMLVSGLEKSGIKCLESNAGLFCWVDMRHLLKSNTFEAEMDLWKRIVYDVKLNISPGSSCHCSEPGWFRVCFANMSEQTLKLAMKRLKSFVAELSSSSDNGDNKAHQSKRKSLTKWVFRLSSRDHRQRDQEER, from the exons ATGAGGCTCTTGTCTACAAAAGCAACGTGCAAtagccatggccaagactcttcATACTTCCTAGGCTGGCAAGAATATGAAAAAAACCCCTATGACGAGATTCTCAACCCCAAAGGAATCATCCAAATGGGTCTCGCAGAGAATCAGCTCTCTTTCGATCTCTTGGAGTCATGGCTCGCCAAGAATCCGGACGTATCCGGGTTCAAGCGAGATGGAAAGTCCATTTTACGTGAGCTCGCTCTCTTCCAAGACTACCATGGCCTCTCTTCTTTTAAAGAAGCAATGGTAGACTTTATGGCCGAGATCAGAGGCAACAGAGTTACCTTTGATCCCGACCATATGGTCCTTACCGCTGGCTCCACCTCTGCCAACGAGACTCTCATGTTCTGCCTTGCCGAAAAAGGAGATGCCTTCCTCCTACCCACCCCTTACTACCCAGG ATTCGACAGAGACCTAAAATGGAGAACTGGGGTGGAAATTGTTCCCATACACTGTTCAAGCGACAACAACTTCCAAATCACTGAGTCAGCACTTGAGCAAGCATACGAAGAAGCACAAAATCTCAACCTCAACGTGAAGGGCATTTTGGTCACAAACCCTTCAAACCCCTTGGGCACCACATTGTCCCTGGAAGAGTTGAACCTCCTCGTTGACTTCATCAGCGGCCACAAGAACATGCACTTAATCAGCGACGAGATTTACTCCGGGACAGTTTTTAACTCCCCAGGCTTTGTCAGCGTCATGGAAGTCCTCAACAACCGTTTTTCTGACGCTGACGAAGCCATTTGGGACAGAGTTCACGTTGTTTACAGCCTGTCCAAGGACTTGGGCTTGCCGGGTTTCCGCGTGGGCTGCATATACTCCGAGAACGACACCGTGGTTGCCGCGGCGACCAAGATGTCAAGCTTCGGCCTGGTGTCTTCCCAAACCCAGTACCTCTTGTCCGCCATGCTGGAGGACAAGAAGTTCACCAGAAAATACCTGGTGGAGAATCAGAAAAGGCTAAGAAGACGTCAGAAGATGCTTGTTTCGGGGCTCGAAAAATCCGGCATCAAGTGCCTAGAAAGCAATGCTGGGTTGTTCTGTTGGGTTGATATGAGGCACTTGTTGAAATCAAACACATTCGAAGCAGAGATGGATCTATGGAAGAGGATTGTGTATGATGTGAAGCTAAACATATCGCCGGGATCTTCGTGTCATTGCTCGGAGCCAGGGTGGTTCAGGGTGTGCTTTGCTAACATGTCGGAGCAGACTCTGAAACTCGCCATGAAGCGGTTGAAGAGCTTCGTGGCAGAGTTGTCGTCCTCCTCCGACAATGGCGATAACAAAGCTCATCAGTCTAAAAGAAAGTCTCTCACAAAGTGGGTTTTCCGGTTATCATCTCGTGATCATCGTCAACGTGATCAAGAAGAACGTTAA